A stretch of Helicobacter pylori DNA encodes these proteins:
- a CDS encoding histidine triad nucleotide-binding protein, producing the protein MNVFEKIIKGEIPCSKILENDRFLSFYDINPKAKVHALVIPKQSIQDFNGITPELMAQMTSFIFEVVEKLGIKEKGYKLLTNVGKNAGQEVMHLHFHILSGDKH; encoded by the coding sequence ATGAATGTGTTTGAAAAAATAATCAAAGGCGAAATCCCTTGTTCTAAGATTTTAGAAAACGATCGTTTTTTATCCTTTTATGACATTAACCCTAAAGCTAAAGTGCATGCGTTAGTGATCCCTAAGCAAAGCATTCAGGATTTTAATGGCATCACTCCAGAGCTTATGGCTCAAATGACAAGTTTTATTTTTGAAGTGGTGGAAAAATTAGGCATCAAAGAGAAGGGTTACAAGCTTTTAACGAATGTGGGTAAAAACGCAGGGCAAGAGGTGATGCATTTGCATTTTCATATTTTAAGCGGAGACAAACATTAA
- the pheS gene encoding phenylalanine--tRNA ligase subunit alpha, which translates to MHTLIERLEKVTNSKELEEARLNALGKKGVFADKFNQLKNLNGEEKNAFAKEIHHYKQAFEKAFEWKKKAILELELEERLKKEKIDVSLFNAIKTSSSHPLNYTKNKIIEFFTPLGYKLEIGSLVEDDFHNFSALNLPPYHPARDMQDTFYFKDHKLLRTHTSPVQIHTMQEQTPPIKMICLGETFRRDYDLTHTPMFHQIEGLVVDQKGNIRFTHLKGVIEDFLHYFFGGVKLRWRSSFFPFTEPSAEVDISCVFCKQEGCRVCSHTGWLEVLGCGMVNNAVFEAIGYENVSGFAFGMGIERLAMLTCQINDLRSFFETDLRVLESF; encoded by the coding sequence TTGCACACCTTAATAGAGCGATTAGAAAAGGTTACTAATAGCAAAGAATTAGAAGAAGCGCGTTTGAATGCTTTGGGTAAAAAAGGGGTTTTTGCGGATAAATTCAACCAGCTCAAAAACCTGAACGGCGAAGAAAAAAACGCCTTTGCTAAAGAAATCCACCACTATAAGCAAGCGTTTGAAAAAGCCTTTGAATGGAAAAAAAAGGCTATTTTAGAGCTTGAATTAGAAGAACGCTTGAAAAAAGAAAAAATTGATGTGAGTTTGTTTAACGCTATCAAAACAAGCTCTTCTCACCCTTTGAATTATACTAAAAATAAAATCATTGAATTTTTTACCCCATTAGGATACAAGCTTGAAATCGGCTCTTTAGTGGAAGATGATTTCCATAATTTCAGCGCTTTAAACTTGCCCCCTTACCACCCTGCAAGAGACATGCAAGACACTTTTTATTTTAAAGATCACAAGCTTTTAAGGACCCACACTTCGCCTGTTCAAATCCACACCATGCAAGAACAAACCCCACCCATTAAGATGATTTGTTTAGGCGAAACCTTTAGGCGCGATTATGATTTGACCCACACGCCCATGTTCCATCAAATTGAAGGGCTTGTCGTGGATCAAAAAGGGAATATCCGTTTCACGCACTTAAAGGGCGTGATCGAAGACTTTTTGCATTATTTCTTTGGCGGCGTGAAATTAAGGTGGCGCTCTAGCTTTTTCCCTTTCACAGAGCCAAGCGCTGAAGTGGATATTAGTTGCGTGTTTTGCAAGCAGGAAGGCTGTAGGGTTTGCTCGCACACAGGTTGGCTGGAAGTGTTGGGTTGTGGCATGGTCAATAATGCGGTGTTTGAAGCCATAGGGTATGAGAATGTGAGCGGGTTTGCCTTTGGCATGGGGATTGAAAGATTAGCCATGCTGACTTGTCAAATCAATGATTTACGCAGTTTCTTTGAAACTGATTTGAGAGTGTTGGAGAGTTTTTAA
- the pheT gene encoding phenylalanine--tRNA ligase subunit beta: MKLSVNDLNVFVNTPKDIAKICEDLSRLGLEVESCIPYIAPKNVVVGKVLEKAPHKNAEKLSVCQVDVGKEVLQIVCGAKNVAKNQFAPVALKGAIIGSTTIAKTELRGVESHGMICSSIELGFPKINDGILELDESVGELVLGKELHEYAPFNTHVLEISLTPNRGDCLSVLGIAREISAFYHTPLKPIKALNFTPKSDSIALHADENIESHLAYYLICNHSLKTPLNIKLSLAHNNALSENELNNFIEFSAHFSGVILNAYSLNTTPVDLSVKNDENNLESVYINHQKRSTIAIKHQDQKDLSECLLLEASYTDPVSLSLKLHALKDKTLQKDNALIYRSTRGSNPNLSDGLNFLSAHLKATILESKQTKHSLKDRTLTFQLEDITEILGLAVEKEKIQGILKNLGFKVSAKEPNSKPPILEVIAPNFRHDIKTIQDIAEEILRFVGIDNLISKPLHCVSSKNSNPHYDTHRFFENLKHKALACGFKEVIHYVFYSKEKQQKLGFEVLEDSLELQNPITTDLNTLRTSLVCGLLDASLRNKNLGFKSIALYEKGSVYNSKREEIQKLGFLASGLQKKESYPYAKGKAWDFYSFAECVSKVIGDFSLEKLNAQTPINHPYQSAKIIQNNEIIGTIAKIHPKVIQELDLFESYYAEIDAFKLKRPAMLLKPFSIYPSSVRDLTLIIDENTAFSKIKKALKDAQIPNLSEILPLDIFKESNNSIALSVRCVIHSLEKTLNDEEVNSAVQKALEILEKEFNARLKG; the protein is encoded by the coding sequence ATGAAACTAAGCGTTAATGATTTGAATGTTTTTGTCAATACGCCTAAAGATATAGCCAAAATCTGTGAGGATTTGAGCCGCTTAGGCTTAGAAGTGGAGAGCTGTATCCCTTATATCGCTCCTAAAAATGTGGTTGTGGGTAAGGTTTTAGAAAAAGCCCCCCATAAAAACGCTGAAAAACTCAGCGTGTGTCAAGTGGATGTGGGTAAAGAAGTGTTGCAAATCGTGTGTGGGGCTAAAAATGTCGCAAAAAACCAATTTGCACCAGTCGCCCTCAAAGGAGCGATCATAGGCTCAACCACAATCGCTAAAACCGAGCTTAGGGGGGTTGAAAGCCATGGCATGATTTGCTCTAGCATTGAATTAGGCTTCCCCAAAATCAATGATGGCATCTTGGAATTAGATGAGAGCGTTGGGGAGTTGGTTTTAGGGAAGGAATTACATGAATACGCCCCTTTCAACACGCATGTTTTAGAAATTTCATTGACTCCTAATCGTGGGGATTGCTTGAGCGTTTTAGGTATTGCCAGAGAAATTAGCGCCTTTTATCACACGCCCCTAAAACCTATCAAGGCTTTAAATTTTACGCCAAAAAGCGATTCAATTGCGCTTCATGCGGATGAAAATATTGAATCGCATCTGGCTTATTATTTAATTTGCAACCATTCTTTAAAAACCCCTTTAAATATCAAGCTTTCGCTCGCTCACAATAATGCCTTAAGCGAGAACGAACTGAACAATTTCATAGAATTTAGCGCGCATTTTAGTGGGGTAATATTGAACGCTTATAGCCTGAATACAACCCCTGTTGATTTGAGCGTGAAAAACGATGAAAACAACCTTGAAAGCGTTTATATCAACCATCAAAAACGCTCCACTATCGCTATCAAGCATCAAGATCAAAAAGATTTGAGCGAGTGTTTGCTTTTAGAGGCAAGTTATACTGATCCTGTAAGCCTGTCTTTAAAATTACACGCCCTAAAAGATAAAACGCTTCAAAAAGACAACGCCCTTATTTATAGGAGCACTAGGGGGAGTAACCCTAATCTATCAGACGGCTTGAATTTTTTAAGCGCTCATTTGAAAGCCACGATTTTAGAAAGCAAACAAACTAAGCATTCTTTAAAAGATCGCACCCTTACATTCCAACTTGAAGACATTACTGAAATTTTGGGGCTTGCTGTAGAAAAAGAAAAAATTCAAGGCATTTTAAAAAATTTAGGCTTTAAAGTTAGTGCAAAAGAGCCAAACTCAAAACCCCCAATTTTAGAGGTTATTGCGCCAAATTTCAGGCATGACATTAAAACGATCCAAGATATTGCTGAAGAAATCTTGCGCTTTGTAGGGATTGATAATTTGATCTCAAAGCCCCTTCATTGTGTCAGCAGTAAAAATTCAAACCCCCATTATGACACGCACCGCTTTTTTGAAAACCTTAAACACAAGGCTCTCGCTTGCGGTTTTAAAGAAGTCATTCATTATGTGTTTTATTCTAAAGAAAAACAGCAAAAACTAGGCTTTGAAGTCTTAGAAGATTCTCTAGAATTGCAAAATCCTATCACAACGGATCTCAACACCCTGAGAACGAGCCTTGTTTGCGGGCTTTTAGACGCCAGTTTAAGGAATAAAAATTTAGGGTTTAAAAGCATAGCCCTTTATGAAAAAGGGAGCGTGTATAACTCTAAAAGAGAAGAGATCCAAAAACTAGGCTTTTTAGCGAGCGGCTTGCAAAAAAAAGAAAGCTACCCTTACGCTAAGGGCAAGGCTTGGGATTTTTATTCTTTCGCTGAATGCGTTTCAAAAGTTATAGGGGATTTTAGCCTAGAAAAACTAAACGCTCAAACCCCCATTAACCACCCCTACCAGAGCGCTAAAATCATTCAAAACAATGAAATCATAGGCACAATCGCTAAAATCCACCCTAAAGTGATCCAGGAATTGGATTTGTTTGAAAGCTATTACGCTGAGATAGACGCTTTTAAACTCAAACGCCCTGCCATGCTATTAAAGCCCTTTAGCATTTACCCTAGCAGTGTGAGGGATTTGACTCTCATCATTGATGAAAATACCGCTTTTAGCAAGATTAAAAAAGCCCTAAAAGACGCTCAAATCCCTAATTTAAGCGAGATTCTACCCCTTGATATTTTCAAAGAAAGTAATAATTCCATAGCCTTAAGCGTGCGTTGCGTGATCCATTCTTTAGAAAAAACCTTAAATGATGAAGAGGTCAATTCAGCCGTGCAAAAAGCGCTTGAAATTTTAGAAAAAGAATTTAACGCCCGCCTTAAGGGATAA
- the aroA gene encoding 3-phosphoshikimate 1-carboxyvinyltransferase: MIELDINASDKSLSHRAVIFSLLAQKPCFVRNFLMGEDCLSSLEIAQNLGAKVENTAKNSFKITPPTAIKEPNKILNCNNSGTSMRLYSGLLSAQKGLFVLSGDNSLNSRPMKRIIEPLKAFGARILGREDNHFAPLAIVGSPLKACHYESPIASAQVKSTFILSALQAQGISAYKENELSRNHTEIMLKSLGAKIHNQDGVLKISPLEKPLEAFDFTIANDPSSAFFFALACAITPKSHLLLKNVLLNPTRIEAFEVLKKMGAHIEYAIQSKDLEIIGDIYIEHAPLKAISIDQNIASLIDEIPALSIAMLFAKGKSMVRNAKDLRAKESDRIKAVVSNFKALGIECEEFEDGFYVEGLEDISPLKQHLSQKKPPLIKSFNDHRIAMSFAVLTLALPLEIDNLECANISFPTFQLWLNLFKKGSFNGN; this comes from the coding sequence GTGATAGAGCTTGACATTAACGCTAGCGATAAATCGCTCTCGCACAGAGCCGTTATTTTTAGCTTGCTCGCTCAAAAACCTTGTTTCGTGCGGAATTTTTTGATGGGAGAGGATTGTTTAAGCTCTTTAGAAATCGCTCAAAATTTAGGGGCTAAAGTGGAAAATACCGCCAAAAATTCTTTTAAAATCACGCCCCCAACGGCTATAAAAGAGCCTAACAAGATTTTAAATTGCAACAATTCTGGCACCAGTATGCGTTTATACAGCGGGCTTTTAAGCGCTCAAAAAGGGCTTTTTGTTTTAAGCGGAGACAATTCCCTAAACTCACGCCCCATGAAAAGAATCATTGAGCCTTTGAAAGCTTTTGGGGCAAGGATTTTAGGGAGAGAGGATAACCATTTCGCCCCCTTAGCGATTGTAGGGAGTCCTTTAAAAGCTTGCCATTATGAAAGCCCTATCGCTTCAGCTCAAGTCAAAAGCACTTTTATTTTAAGCGCCTTGCAAGCTCAAGGCATAAGCGCCTATAAAGAAAATGAGCTTAGCCGTAACCACACAGAAATCATGCTTAAAAGTTTGGGAGCTAAGATTCACAATCAAGACGGCGTTTTAAAAATTTCACCCCTAGAAAAACCCCTAGAAGCTTTTGATTTTACCATAGCTAATGATCCGTCTAGCGCGTTTTTTTTCGCCCTCGCTTGTGCGATTACGCCAAAAAGCCACCTTCTTTTAAAAAATGTCTTGCTCAACCCCACTCGCATAGAAGCTTTTGAAGTTTTGAAAAAAATGGGCGCTCATATAGAGTATGCGATTCAATCCAAAGATTTAGAAATCATTGGCGATATTTACATAGAACATGCCCCTTTAAAAGCGATCAGTATTGATCAGAATATCGCCAGCCTTATTGATGAAATCCCCGCTTTGAGTATCGCTATGCTTTTTGCAAAAGGCAAAAGCATGGTGAGAAACGCTAAAGATTTACGAGCTAAAGAAAGCGATAGGATTAAAGCGGTTGTTTCTAATTTCAAAGCTTTAGGGATTGAGTGCGAAGAATTTGAAGATGGGTTTTATGTAGAGGGATTAGAAGATATAAGCCCATTAAAACAGCACCTTTCTCAAAAAAAACCCCCCCTTATCAAAAGCTTTAATGATCACAGGATTGCGATGAGTTTCGCTGTTTTAACTTTAGCGTTGCCTTTAGAAATTGATAATTTAGAATGCGCAAACATTTCTTTCCCAACCTTTCAGCTTTGGCTCAATCTATTCAAAAAAGGGAGTTTTAATGGAAATTAA
- a CDS encoding 4-hydroxy-3-methylbut-2-enyl diphosphate reductase: MEIKMAKDYGFCFGVKRAIQIAEKNQNSLIFGSLIHNAKEINRLEKNFNVKIEEDPKKIPKNKSVIIRTHGIPKQDLEYLKNKGVKITDATCPYVIKPQQIVESMSKEGYQIVLFGDINHPEVKGVISYATNQALVVNSLEELQEKKLQRKVALVSQTTKQTPKLLQIASYLVERCTEVRIFNTICNATSYNQKAALDLSKEVDIMIVVGGKTSSNTKQLLSIAKQHCKDSYLVEDENELELAWFKDKKLCGITAGASTPDWIIENVKQKISTI, from the coding sequence ATGGAAATTAAAATGGCTAAGGATTATGGTTTTTGTTTTGGCGTCAAAAGAGCGATACAAATCGCTGAAAAAAATCAAAACAGCTTGATTTTTGGCTCGCTCATTCATAACGCTAAAGAAATCAATCGTTTGGAAAAAAACTTCAATGTGAAAATTGAAGAAGATCCTAAAAAAATCCCTAAAAATAAGAGCGTGATCATAAGAACTCATGGCATTCCTAAGCAGGATTTAGAATACTTGAAAAACAAGGGGGTCAAAATCACTGATGCGACTTGCCCGTATGTGATCAAACCTCAGCAAATTGTGGAATCCATGAGCAAAGAAGGGTATCAAATCGTACTTTTTGGGGATATTAACCACCCTGAAGTCAAGGGCGTGATAAGCTATGCCACTAACCAGGCTTTAGTTGTCAATTCTTTAGAAGAATTGCAAGAAAAAAAGCTCCAACGGAAAGTGGCTTTAGTCTCCCAAACCACCAAACAAACCCCAAAACTCTTGCAAATCGCTTCTTATTTGGTGGAAAGATGCACTGAAGTGCGTATTTTTAACACGATTTGCAACGCTACTTCTTACAACCAAAAAGCCGCTTTGGATTTGAGTAAGGAAGTGGATATTATGATAGTCGTGGGCGGTAAAACTTCTTCAAACACCAAACAGCTCCTAAGCATCGCCAAACAGCATTGCAAAGACAGCTACTTGGTAGAAGATGAAAACGAATTAGAGTTGGCGTGGTTTAAGGATAAAAAATTGTGCGGGATTACCGCTGGGGCTTCCACGCCGGATTGGATTATAGAAAATGTCAAGCAAAAAATCAGCACGATTTAA
- a CDS encoding 30S ribosomal protein S1, which produces MSKIADDQNFNDEEENFAKLFKKQLEKEETLEKGTIKEGLIVSINENDGYAMVSVGGKTEGRLALSEITDEKGQLLYQKNDPIVVHVSEKGEHPSVSYKKAISQQKIQAKIEELGENYENAIIEGKIVGKNKGGYIVESQGVEYFLSRSHSSLKNDANHIGKRIKACIIRVDKENHSINISRKRFFEVNDKRQLEVSKELLEATEPVLGVVRQITPFGIFVEAKGIEGLVHYSEISHKGPVNPEKYYKEGDEVYVKAIAYDAEKRRLSLSIKATIEDPWEEIQDKLKPGYAIKVVVSNIEHYGVFVDIGNDIEGFLHVSEISWDKNVSHPSHYLSVGQEIDVKIIDIDPKNRRLRVSLKQLTNRPFDVFESKHQVGDIVEGKVATLTDFGAFLNLGGVDGLLHNHDAFWDKDKKCKDHYKIGDVIKVKILKINKKDKKISLSAKHLVTSPTEEFAQKHKTDSVIQGKVVSIKDFGVFIHADGIDMLIKNEDLSPLKKDEIKMGQEITCVVVAIEKSNNKVRASVHRLERKKEKEELQAFNTSDDKMTLGDILKEKL; this is translated from the coding sequence ATGAGCAAGATAGCAGATGATCAGAACTTTAATGACGAGGAGGAAAACTTCGCAAAACTCTTTAAAAAACAATTAGAAAAAGAAGAAACCCTAGAAAAAGGCACTATCAAAGAAGGGCTAATCGTTTCCATCAATGAGAATGATGGTTATGCCATGGTGAGCGTGGGCGGTAAGACAGAAGGCCGTTTGGCTTTAAGCGAGATCACCGATGAAAAGGGGCAGTTGCTGTATCAAAAAAATGACCCCATTGTCGTGCATGTGTCCGAAAAAGGTGAACACCCTAGCGTTTCCTACAAAAAGGCCATTTCCCAACAAAAGATTCAGGCTAAAATTGAAGAATTGGGCGAAAACTATGAAAACGCCATTATTGAGGGCAAGATTGTAGGCAAGAATAAAGGGGGCTATATCGTGGAGTCTCAAGGCGTGGAGTATTTCCTCTCCCGCTCGCACTCTTCTTTAAAGAATGACGCAAACCATATCGGCAAACGCATTAAAGCGTGTATCATTCGTGTGGATAAGGAAAACCATTCTATCAATATTTCTCGCAAACGATTCTTTGAAGTCAATGACAAACGGCAACTTGAGGTTTCTAAAGAATTGTTAGAAGCTACAGAGCCGGTATTGGGGGTTGTACGCCAGATCACCCCTTTTGGCATTTTTGTAGAAGCTAAGGGGATTGAGGGCTTGGTCCATTATTCTGAAATCAGCCATAAAGGACCAGTCAATCCTGAAAAATACTACAAAGAGGGCGATGAAGTCTATGTCAAAGCCATCGCTTATGATGCAGAAAAAAGACGCCTTTCACTCTCCATAAAAGCGACCATAGAAGACCCATGGGAAGAGATCCAAGACAAACTAAAGCCCGGATACGCCATTAAGGTGGTGGTGAGCAACATTGAACATTATGGGGTGTTTGTGGATATTGGTAATGATATTGAAGGCTTTTTGCATGTTTCTGAAATCTCTTGGGATAAAAATGTCAGCCACCCTAGCCATTACTTGAGCGTGGGGCAAGAAATTGATGTGAAGATCATTGACATTGATCCTAAAAACCGCCGCTTAAGGGTTTCTTTAAAACAACTCACTAACAGGCCTTTTGATGTTTTTGAATCCAAACACCAAGTGGGGGATATTGTAGAGGGCAAAGTGGCGACTTTAACGGATTTTGGAGCGTTTTTGAATCTGGGTGGGGTGGATGGTTTGCTCCACAATCATGACGCTTTTTGGGATAAAGATAAAAAGTGCAAAGACCACTATAAAATTGGCGATGTGATCAAAGTCAAAATCCTTAAAATCAACAAAAAAGATAAAAAGATTTCTTTGAGTGCGAAGCACTTGGTGACTTCCCCCACAGAAGAATTCGCTCAAAAGCATAAAACAGACAGCGTGATTCAAGGCAAAGTGGTGAGTATCAAGGATTTTGGCGTTTTCATTCATGCTGATGGCATTGACATGCTGATCAAAAACGAAGATTTAAGCCCCTTGAAAAAAGATGAAATCAAAATGGGGCAGGAAATCACTTGCGTGGTTGTTGCGATTGAAAAGTCTAACAACAAAGTGCGTGCTTCTGTGCATAGGTTAGAGCGTAAAAAAGAAAAAGAAGAATTGCAAGCCTTTAACACGAGCGATGATAAAATGACTTTAGGGGATATTCTTAAAGAAAAACTCTAA
- the serA gene encoding phosphoglycerate dehydrogenase, producing the protein MYQVAICDPIHAKGIQILEAQKDIVLHDYSKCPKKELLEKLIPMDALITRSMTPITSDFLKPLTHLKSIVRAGVGVDNIDLESCSQKGIVVMNIPTANTIAAVELTMAHLINAVRSFPCANDQIKHQRLWKREDWYGTELKNKKLGIIGFGNIGSRVGIRAKAFEMEVLAYDPYIPSSKATDLGVIYTKNFEDILQCDMITIHTPKNKETINMIGAKEIERMKKGVILINCARGGLYNEDALYEALENKKVRWLGIDVFSKEPGIHNKLLDLPNVYATPHIGANTLESQEEISKQAAQGVMESLRGSSHPHALNLPMQAFDASAKAYLNLAQKLGYFSSQIHKGVCQKIELSLCGEINQFKDALVAFTLVGVLKPVVGDKINYINAPFVAKERGIEIKVSLKESASPYKNMLSLTLNAANGAISVSGTVFEEDILKLTEIDGFHIDIEPKGKMLLFRNTDIPGVIGSVGNAFARHGINIADFRLGRNTQKEALALIIVDEEVSLEVLEELKNIPACLSVHYVVI; encoded by the coding sequence ATGTATCAAGTAGCCATTTGCGACCCCATCCATGCTAAAGGCATTCAAATTTTAGAAGCTCAAAAAGACATTGTTTTGCATGATTATTCCAAATGCCCCAAAAAGGAGCTTTTAGAGAAACTCATCCCCATGGATGCGCTCATCACTCGTAGCATGACCCCTATCACAAGCGATTTTTTAAAGCCCTTAACCCACTTAAAATCCATTGTGAGAGCGGGCGTGGGAGTGGATAATATTGATTTAGAAAGCTGCTCTCAAAAAGGCATTGTGGTGATGAATATCCCTACCGCTAACACGATTGCCGCTGTGGAATTAACGATGGCGCATTTGATCAATGCAGTGCGTTCGTTCCCTTGCGCGAACGATCAAATCAAACACCAAAGGTTATGGAAAAGAGAAGATTGGTATGGCACGGAATTGAAAAATAAAAAACTAGGAATCATTGGTTTTGGGAATATTGGCTCTAGGGTGGGCATTAGGGCAAAAGCTTTTGAAATGGAAGTCCTAGCCTATGATCCTTATATCCCTTCTTCAAAAGCCACTGATTTAGGGGTCATTTACACGAAAAATTTTGAAGACATTTTGCAATGCGATATGATCACTATCCACACCCCCAAAAATAAAGAAACCATTAACATGATAGGCGCTAAAGAGATTGAGCGCATGAAAAAAGGGGTTATTTTGATCAATTGCGCTAGGGGTGGGCTTTATAATGAAGACGCTCTTTATGAAGCTTTAGAAAACAAAAAAGTGCGTTGGCTTGGCATTGATGTCTTTTCTAAAGAGCCTGGCATTCATAACAAACTTTTAGATTTGCCTAATGTGTATGCGACCCCCCATATTGGCGCGAACACTTTAGAATCTCAAGAAGAAATTTCCAAACAGGCCGCTCAAGGGGTTATGGAATCTTTAAGGGGTTCAAGCCACCCGCATGCTCTAAATTTACCCATGCAAGCTTTTGATGCAAGCGCGAAAGCCTACTTGAATTTAGCGCAAAAACTGGGTTATTTTTCCAGTCAAATCCATAAGGGCGTGTGCCAAAAAATTGAACTCAGTCTTTGTGGGGAGATCAACCAATTCAAAGACGCCCTTGTAGCCTTTACGCTAGTAGGGGTGTTAAAACCCGTTGTAGGGGATAAAATCAATTACATTAACGCCCCCTTTGTGGCCAAAGAAAGAGGCATTGAGATTAAAGTTAGCCTTAAAGAAAGCGCTTCGCCCTATAAAAACATGCTCTCTTTAACCCTCAATGCGGCTAATGGCGCAATCAGTGTGAGCGGCACGGTGTTTGAAGAAGATATTTTAAAACTCACTGAGATCGATGGGTTTCATATTGATATAGAGCCAAAAGGTAAAATGCTTCTATTTAGGAATACGGATATTCCAGGCGTTATTGGGAGCGTGGGGAATGCGTTCGCTAGGCATGGTATTAACATCGCTGATTTTCGTTTGGGGCGCAACACGCAAAAAGAAGCTTTAGCGCTCATTATTGTAGATGAAGAAGTTTCTTTGGAAGTTTTAGAAGAGCTTAAAAACATTCCTGCATGCTTAAGCGTTCATTATGTGGTTATTTAA
- a CDS encoding menaquinone biosynthesis decarboxylase — protein MRDFLKLLKKHNELEVIDTPLEVDLEIAHLAYIEAKKPNGGKALLFTQPIRKEHDQIKTFGMPVLMNAFGSFKRLELLLKTPIESLQQRMQAFLHFNAPKNFTEGLKVLKDLWDLRHIFPKKTTRPKDLIIKQDKEVNLLDLPVLKTWEKDGGSFITMGQVYTQSLDHKKKNLGMYRLQVYDKNHLGLHWQIHKDSQLFFHEYAKAKVKMPVSIAIGGDLLYTWCATAPLPYGVYELMLYGFMREKKVRVMPCLSNPLSVPSDCDIVIEGFVDCEKLELEGPFGDHTGYYTPIEPYPVLEVKTISYKKDSIYLATVVGKPPLEDKYMGYLTERLFLPLLQMNAPNLIDYYMPENGVFHNLILAKIHTRYNAHAKQVMHAFWGVGQMSFVKHAIFVNEDAPNLRDTNAIIEYILENFSKENALISQGICDALDHASPEYAMGGKLGIDATSKSNTPYPTLLNDSALLALLQDKMQNIVLLKQYYPHTRNPICVISVEKKDKSVIELAKNLLGFEEHLRIVIFVEHTSNDLNNPYMLLWRIVNNIDAKRDILTSKHCFFINATNKGVMDKHFREWPTETNCSMEVIENLKKKGLLKDFETLNQKFHLTHSFSTHKEDL, from the coding sequence ATGCGAGATTTTTTAAAGCTTTTAAAAAAGCATAATGAATTAGAAGTCATTGACACCCCCCTTGAAGTGGATTTAGAAATCGCTCATCTGGCCTATATAGAAGCGAAAAAACCTAATGGGGGCAAAGCCCTTTTATTCACGCAACCCATAAGAAAAGAGCATGACCAAATCAAAACCTTTGGCATGCCGGTTTTAATGAACGCTTTTGGCTCTTTCAAACGCTTGGAGCTTTTGTTAAAAACCCCCATAGAAAGCCTGCAACAACGCATGCAAGCTTTCTTGCACTTTAACGCTCCTAAAAATTTCACTGAGGGTTTGAAAGTCTTAAAAGATTTATGGGATTTAAGACACATTTTCCCTAAAAAAACCACTCGCCCTAAAGATCTCATTATCAAGCAAGATAAAGAAGTCAATTTGTTGGATCTACCCGTTTTAAAAACTTGGGAAAAAGATGGCGGGTCTTTTATCACTATGGGGCAAGTCTATACCCAAAGCTTGGATCATAAAAAAAAGAATTTAGGCATGTACCGCTTGCAAGTTTATGATAAAAACCATTTAGGCTTGCACTGGCAAATCCATAAAGACTCCCAACTCTTTTTCCACGAATACGCTAAGGCTAAAGTCAAAATGCCTGTCAGTATCGCTATTGGCGGGGATTTGCTCTACACATGGTGCGCGACAGCCCCCTTACCTTATGGGGTTTATGAACTCATGCTTTATGGGTTTATGAGAGAAAAAAAAGTGCGCGTGATGCCATGCTTGAGCAATCCTTTGAGCGTGCCAAGCGACTGCGACATTGTGATAGAAGGGTTTGTGGATTGCGAAAAGTTAGAGCTTGAAGGGCCTTTTGGGGATCACACTGGCTATTACACCCCTATTGAGCCTTACCCTGTTTTAGAAGTCAAAACCATTAGCTATAAAAAAGATTCCATTTACCTAGCCACTGTGGTGGGTAAGCCTCCTTTAGAAGACAAATACATGGGGTATTTGACTGAACGCTTGTTCTTGCCTTTGCTCCAAATGAACGCTCCCAATCTCATAGATTATTACATGCCAGAAAATGGGGTGTTTCATAATTTGATTTTAGCCAAAATACACACGCGCTATAACGCTCATGCCAAACAAGTCATGCATGCTTTTTGGGGCGTGGGGCAGATGAGCTTTGTCAAGCATGCGATTTTTGTCAATGAAGACGCTCCTAATCTAAGGGACACCAACGCTATCATTGAGTATATACTAGAGAATTTTTCTAAAGAAAACGCGCTCATCTCTCAAGGCATATGCGACGCCTTAGATCATGCAAGCCCTGAATACGCTATGGGGGGGAAACTCGGTATTGATGCGACTTCTAAAAGCAATACCCCCTACCCCACGCTTTTAAACGATAGTGCCTTATTAGCGCTTTTACAAGATAAAATGCAAAATATCGTTCTTTTGAAGCAATATTACCCGCACACTCGTAACCCCATTTGCGTCATTAGCGTGGAAAAGAAAGACAAAAGCGTCATTGAATTGGCTAAAAACTTGCTCGGTTTTGAAGAGCATTTACGCATTGTCATCTTTGTAGAGCATACCAGCAACGATTTGAACAACCCTTACATGCTGTTATGGCGCATCGTTAATAATATTGATGCCAAGCGCGATATTCTCACCTCTAAACATTGTTTTTTTATAAACGCTACCAATAAGGGCGTTATGGACAAACATTTTAGAGAATGGCCCACCGAAACCAATTGCTCCATGGAAGTCATAGAAAATTTGAAAAAGAAAGGGCTTTTAAAAGATTTTGAAACTTTAAATCAAAAATTCCACCTCACGCATTCTTTCAGCACGCACAAAGAAGATCTATAA